In the Clostridium beijerinckii genome, one interval contains:
- the xdh gene encoding selenium-dependent xanthine dehydrogenase → MFRLNINGKDEVSEIDKSLMSFLRDDLRITSVKDGCSEGACGACTVLVDGKKVKACLQKISKFEGKKILTVEGLSSREKEVYEHCFAEAGAVQCGFCIPGMVISAKSLLDINLKPTRIDVKKAINGNLCRCTGYKKIEEAILMAAEYFRDNLKIPTAPTELKMAQKFKRVDAAEKINGTGIFVDDIEIPGMLYVKAVRTKYPRAIINKIDIKKAEAHPDCAKVLLAKDVPNNKIGHIKQDWDVMIAEGDTTRYVGDALALVATYHKDKLDEVCQLVEIDYTELEPITCPTDALKADAPLIHSDGNIMSRDILKRGNANEAIKNSKYVVTRKYKTPFQEHGFMEPECAIAMPEGEDGILLYSGSQSVYDEQREISNMLKIPIEKVHCHAQLVGGGFGGKEDMSVQHHAALMAWYTKKPCKVKFSRQESLDYHTKRHPMEMEFTTACDENGYLTAMKGVIIADTGAYASLGGPVLQRACTHAPGPYNYQNIDILGMSVYTNNVVSGAFRGFGVIQSCFATENNINLLAEMVGISPWEIRYRNAIRPGEVLPNGQIADESVAMAECLEAVKDVYESNPYAGIAIGFKNSGTGVGNKDIGRCILSIEDGKVHIRTSAACMGQGIATMCTTVLCETTGLDPVLIIHERPDTIRTPNSGTSTASRQTVVTGEAVRRASEKLKAELDKGLGLDDLEGREFYGEYSAKTDPMGSIKENPISHVSYSYGAQVVILNEEGKVEKVVAAYDVGTPVNIQSVEGQIEGGMVMGLGYALTEEFKIEGSYPKTKLGALGLMRATEAPELEVILVQSKNKIPETYGAKGCGELCLIPTAPACSLAYYRLDGKFRAQLPLKDTFYKKQKNK, encoded by the coding sequence ATGTTTAGATTAAATATAAATGGTAAAGATGAAGTATCTGAAATTGATAAATCTTTAATGTCTTTTTTAAGAGATGATTTGAGAATCACTTCTGTAAAAGATGGTTGCAGCGAAGGGGCGTGTGGAGCATGTACCGTTTTAGTAGATGGGAAAAAGGTAAAGGCTTGCCTCCAAAAGATATCAAAATTCGAAGGAAAAAAGATTTTAACTGTTGAAGGATTAAGCTCTAGAGAAAAGGAAGTTTATGAACATTGTTTTGCAGAAGCAGGCGCAGTTCAATGTGGTTTTTGCATTCCTGGAATGGTAATCTCCGCAAAATCATTATTAGATATTAATCTTAAACCAACAAGAATAGATGTGAAAAAAGCAATTAATGGAAACCTTTGTAGATGTACAGGCTATAAGAAAATTGAAGAAGCTATTTTAATGGCAGCAGAATATTTTAGGGACAATCTTAAAATTCCAACTGCTCCTACTGAATTAAAAATGGCACAGAAATTTAAACGTGTTGATGCAGCTGAAAAAATAAATGGGACAGGTATTTTCGTAGATGATATTGAAATACCTGGAATGTTATATGTAAAAGCAGTACGTACAAAATATCCAAGAGCTATTATAAATAAAATTGATATAAAGAAAGCAGAAGCGCATCCTGACTGCGCGAAAGTCTTACTTGCAAAAGATGTTCCAAACAATAAAATTGGGCATATAAAGCAGGACTGGGATGTAATGATTGCTGAAGGAGATACAACTAGATATGTAGGAGATGCATTGGCATTAGTAGCAACTTACCATAAAGACAAACTTGATGAAGTATGTCAATTAGTTGAAATTGACTATACTGAATTGGAACCCATTACTTGTCCGACAGATGCTTTAAAGGCAGATGCACCTCTAATCCATTCTGATGGAAATATTATGAGCCGTGATATTCTAAAACGGGGTAATGCTAATGAAGCAATTAAAAATTCTAAATATGTTGTAACAAGAAAATATAAGACACCATTTCAGGAACATGGATTTATGGAGCCAGAATGTGCAATCGCAATGCCTGAAGGAGAAGATGGCATATTGTTGTATTCAGGTTCTCAATCTGTTTATGATGAGCAACGTGAGATTTCAAATATGCTTAAAATTCCAATAGAAAAGGTACATTGTCATGCACAACTTGTTGGAGGCGGATTTGGTGGTAAAGAAGATATGAGCGTTCAGCATCATGCAGCATTAATGGCATGGTATACGAAAAAACCATGTAAAGTAAAATTCTCGAGACAGGAAAGTCTGGATTATCATACTAAACGTCATCCAATGGAAATGGAGTTTACAACAGCTTGCGATGAAAATGGTTACTTGACAGCTATGAAAGGTGTTATTATTGCCGATACAGGCGCGTATGCATCTCTTGGTGGGCCTGTATTACAAAGAGCATGTACTCACGCACCTGGACCATATAATTATCAGAATATTGATATCTTAGGAATGTCAGTTTACACAAACAATGTTGTATCTGGCGCATTTAGAGGCTTTGGTGTAATACAAAGTTGTTTTGCTACTGAAAATAACATTAATCTACTTGCTGAAATGGTCGGAATTTCACCATGGGAAATTCGTTATCGTAATGCAATTCGTCCTGGGGAGGTTTTGCCAAATGGTCAGATAGCAGATGAAAGTGTTGCTATGGCAGAGTGTTTGGAAGCCGTTAAGGATGTATATGAATCAAATCCATATGCGGGTATTGCCATTGGATTCAAAAATAGCGGAACTGGTGTAGGAAATAAAGACATTGGGCGTTGTATTTTATCAATTGAAGATGGAAAAGTTCATATTCGAACTTCTGCAGCATGTATGGGGCAAGGGATTGCAACAATGTGCACTACTGTATTATGTGAGACAACTGGGTTAGATCCGGTTCTTATTATACACGAAAGACCAGATACTATTCGTACACCTAACTCAGGAACTAGTACAGCTTCTAGACAAACTGTAGTAACTGGAGAGGCTGTAAGACGAGCATCTGAAAAATTGAAAGCAGAATTAGATAAAGGCTTAGGGCTTGATGATTTAGAAGGCAGAGAATTTTATGGAGAGTATTCTGCAAAGACAGACCCAATGGGATCTATAAAAGAAAATCCAATTAGTCATGTAAGCTATAGCTATGGAGCTCAAGTTGTTATCTTAAATGAAGAAGGAAAAGTTGAAAAAGTAGTTGCAGCATATGATGTTGGAACACCTGTTAATATTCAGTCTGTTGAAGGGCAGATTGAAGGTGGTATGGTTATGGGATTAGGTTATGCTTTGACAGAAGAATTTAAAATTGAAGGAAGTTATCCTAAAACAAAACTAGGCGCGCTAGGACTTATGAGAGCGACTGAGGCCCCTGAGCTTGAAGTTATTCTTGTGCAGAGCAAAAATAAAATTCCAGAGACCTATGGTGCCAAAGGTTGTGGAGAACTATGCTTGATTCCAACAGCTCCAGCTTGTTCCCTTGCTTACTATAGATTAGACGGAAAATTCCGTGCTCAGTTGCCACTAAAAGATACATTTTATAAAAAACAAAAGAATAAATAA
- a CDS encoding nucleotidyltransferase family protein encodes MKTNGIIVAAGLSSRMKAFKPLLKLKEKTIIEYSIDSMLNAGVNQIAVVLGFNAEEVETLLRNKYDCSQLTFIYNEKYAETDMLASVKLGVLALDNCDAFYLLPGDMPAIETKTFLMVKDSISRTGAMVAFPTINGQRKHPPLISWKCIDFIINFHGDGGLRELWNQLEDQIVTVPVEDFGCTIDADTKEDYNRLVHYMDEKN; translated from the coding sequence ATGAAAACTAATGGCATTATAGTGGCTGCTGGTTTATCTAGCCGTATGAAGGCATTTAAACCACTCCTGAAATTGAAAGAAAAAACTATAATTGAATACAGTATTGATAGTATGCTTAATGCTGGAGTGAATCAAATCGCTGTAGTTTTGGGATTTAATGCTGAAGAAGTTGAGACTTTACTACGTAATAAATATGATTGTTCACAATTAACATTTATATACAATGAAAAATATGCTGAAACGGATATGCTTGCTTCTGTTAAGCTTGGAGTACTAGCATTGGATAACTGTGATGCCTTTTATCTTCTTCCAGGAGATATGCCAGCAATTGAAACAAAAACTTTCCTTATGGTGAAAGATTCAATAAGCAGAACAGGTGCTATGGTGGCTTTTCCTACTATTAATGGACAACGAAAACATCCACCTTTGATTTCTTGGAAATGCATAGATTTTATTATTAATTTTCACGGAGATGGGGGTCTTAGAGAATTATGGAATCAGCTTGAAGACCAAATAGTAACAGTTCCTGTTGAGGATTTTGGGTGTACGATAGATGCAGATACAAAGGAAGATTACAATAGGTTGGTACATTATATGGATGAAAAGAATTGA